In Camelina sativa cultivar DH55 unplaced genomic scaffold, Cs unpScaffold00881, whole genome shotgun sequence, the genomic window ATCCTGAGAATGTGCTTAGCCATGTGCACAAATCATCAGATGTTTCAGACGCTTGTCAATATGATTCGAAGTCTGGTCAGAGTTATACCTTTGAAGCTCAGGTATGTTTACTTGGAGATTTTGTTTTACTCACTGGTTTATTTAAGTTTTGAGTGCACTTTATAGTggttttttgtctctttgtttaatggaaagttaaaaatgatacatggtTCCTCTCTTTACTTGTTAACTTATGTTTTTAATCATTGTTccgcttctttctttttctcttttgactcATAACATTTGTTACATAGAGGTCACTTACTCAACCTTCTCCAGAATCTACCACAAATTCTGGATACCAGGCTATCTGATTAATGAAACCAGAAATTCTTGTCTTGCtgtatttgttaaatttatagcTTGTTTTTGTGCAGGTTGTTTCTCCTGAGTTCACCTTCTTTGATGGTACAAAATCATCTCTGGATGACTCCACTGCTGTAGAAAAGCTTTTGCGAGTtaaattggattttaattttatgtaagTGCAGCGTTCTCTAAACCATAGTATCAGTGATTTAAGTCTGTCAACATTTTGTCAGACATGAACGTTCTAGGTAGGCTGTTAAGGCTTAGTGGAACAACCCATTATCTCCGCAGACACTAATGTGATTGCTTGATTACTATCTCTATGACTGTATAAGGAAATGATTCTACTACTAGAGTAACCCCAATCTGACCTCCACTACATCCTGCTCATGAATTGAAAGCAAACTGTTTTCTTAACTAATTGCAGAAGTGGATCTTAATTTTACTGTTATGTTGTTGGATGTAATCTTGCTCTTCCTTCAACAGGTATGCCTCAAAAGAAAATGACATCTGGGTTCGAGCTTTGCTGAAGAACCTGGTGGTTGAAACTGGTTCTGGTCTTATCATTCTTGATCCAGTTGATATCTCCGGGGGATACACTTCTgtcaaagagaaaacaaatatgtCCTTAACCTCCACTGACATATACATGCACCTTTCTTTGAGTGCTCTTTCTCTCCTACTGAACCTGCAGAGCCAAGTAACTGGGGCTTTACAATCTGGAAATGCTATTCCTTTAGCTTCATGCACCAACTTCCACAGGATTTGGGTTTCACCGAAAGGTATGGCATCAGTAAGTTATGTGGCATGGTTTAACCTTAAAGCTGTTTGATTTTTTGGTCTAACCACATTGTCCATCTTTTTTAGCAAGTGTATCAGATATTTGCATTTTTGATTATTTCGTTTTGGGGATGATAAGCAGAAAATGGACCGAGGAACAACCTCACAATTTGGAGACCGCAGGCTCCTTCAAACTATGTCATATTGGGAGACTGTGTGACGTCAAGGTAATATATTAGTGGCTCATCTGGTTACATGTATATCTCGTTGTGATGTATCTTTTCATCAATATTTTTATCCCTACAACAAAGCTAACTATGGTTATAGTCCTTTTTTCTCGTCTACTATTCACAAAAAGTAAATTTTGAAGGTTAGAAAAAcgttatgttttataatgaCTATTTATTCAGACTTATAAATAGCATTGAGCTATGTCTATTAAATTCATATGAAACCATTTCCGTATCAAAAATAAGCAAGCTCTTATTATATTGGAGTTGTTTGGTTAACGGGTAGTTGGGTGTAACATGTTGGTGCCAGTGCTTACAACTGTTGAACAAGAGTTTGGTCCAGTGTACATATGTTTGCTTCTTCTGGAAGTTAATCTACATTATATCATTAATTCCCTTAAAATTTTCCTTACAGGGCAATTCCTCCTACACAAGCTGTAATGGCAGTAAGTAATACATACGGGCGTGTGAGGAAGCCAATTGGGTTTAATTGTATTGGCCTGTTCTCTGTTATTCAAGGTTTAGAAGGGGCTAATGTTCCACATTCCCGTGATAGCAATGAGTGTTCCCTCTGGATGCCTGTAGCTCCTGCAGGATACACTGCTATGGGTTGTGTTGCAAATTTAGGAAGTGAGCCACCAGCTGATCACATTGTTTATTGTCTGAGGTCTGACCTTGTATCTTCCAGCAGTTTCTCTGAGTGCATATACACTGTGCCCTCCAGTTCATTATTTGAGTCTGGATTGAGCATGTGGCGTGCTGATAATGTTCTTGGATCATTCTATGCTCACACTTCAACTGCAGAACCTTCTAGACAATATAGCCCTGGCCTCAGTCATTGTCTTCTTTGGAATCCCCTTCAGTCGAAGACATCTCCATTATCTGACCAATCATCGACAAGTGGATCTCAGAGCGAGCAAACAAGCGACCAGACTGGAAGTTCATCGGGATGGGACATTCTCAGGTCAATTTCTAAGGCAACTAGTTATCATGTTTCAACGCCTAACTTTGAGAGAATCTGGTGGGACAAGGGTGGTGATCTTCGTAGACCTGTCTCAATATGGAGGCCTGTACCACGTCCTGGATTTGCAATATTGGGTGATAGCATAACTGAAGGGTTAGTAAATATTTAACCTTTACTTTCTATATTAGCTACTGTGAAGGGACTGTTTTGTTATACAAATGTTGTAACCTTGAGTCCTTCTTCTCTTAGATTGGAGCCACCTGCACTTGGTATACTCTTCAAAGCAGATGACTCTGAGATTGCTGCAAAACCTGTGCAGTTCACTAAAGTCGCACATATTGTGGGGAAAGGTTTTGATGAAGTTTTTTGCTGGTTTCCTGTTGCACCTCCTGGTTATGTTTCTCTAGGATGTGTTCTCTCTAAATTTGATGAGGCACCACGTGTGGATTCGTTTTGTTGTCCACGGATTGATCTTGTTAACCAGGCCAACATATATGAAGCCTCTGTCACGAGATCTTCAAGTTCAAAGTCTTCTCAATGCTGGAGCATTTGGAAAGTTGACAATCAGGTTGGCCGACCCATTTAATTTAGGATGCTGTGTCTCTTTTCTTTGAAGGCTCCCCTTTAAAATTTAACCGTGAAATTGCTACCATCCATTTTTATTTAGCTCTAACTACCCACATAGTGAAATTCTCAGTGTCAGTATAAAGGATTTTTCCCTCGTGTTCGACTATAACAGGAACCCCTGAATCTTTTTCCAATACTGATAGCGGCTTATACCTTGTGTAGGCATGCACTTTTCTTGCGCGTGCTGATCTTAAAAGGCCTCCAAGTCGGTTGGCTTTCGCTGTCGGTGAATCGGTGAAGCCGAAGACACAGGATAATGTAAATGCAGAAATTAAGCTGAGATGCTTCTCCATGACACTTCTAGATGGTTTACATGGAATGGTATGTTATATGGTCAAAGTTATTAGCCAACTTTTTGGAATTCAGTGTTTACATCTTGATCCTATTCTGAATTCTTCCAGATGACTCCTCTCTTTGACACAACTGTCACCAATATCAAACTAGCAACTCATGGTCGTCCTGAGGCCATGAATGCAGTACTCATTTCATCAATCGCTGCTTCAA contains:
- the LOC104773975 gene encoding uncharacterized protein LOC104773975, which produces MTSLSETDLYVSVPKVSVLDIRPNTKPEMRLMLGSSVDASKQASSGSFPFSLNKGSFKRVNSRADLDFDAPCSTMLLMDYRWRASSQSCVLRVQQPRILAVPDFLLAVGEFFVPALRAITGRDETLDPTNDPITRSRGIILSEPLYKQTEDVVYLSPCRQLVADSLGIDEYTYDGCGKVISLSEQGEKNLNIGRLEPIIIVGHGKKLRFINVKIKNGPLLSKCIYLSNDSSCLFSPEDGVDISMLENASSNPENVLSHVHKSSDVSDACQYDSKSGQSYTFEAQVVSPEFTFFDGTKSSLDDSTAVEKLLRVKLDFNFMYASKENDIWVRALLKNLVVETGSGLIILDPVDISGGYTSVKEKTNMSLTSTDIYMHLSLSALSLLLNLQSQVTGALQSGNAIPLASCTNFHRIWVSPKENGPRNNLTIWRPQAPSNYVILGDCVTSRAIPPTQAVMAVSNTYGRVRKPIGFNCIGLFSVIQGLEGANVPHSRDSNECSLWMPVAPAGYTAMGCVANLGSEPPADHIVYCLRSDLVSSSSFSECIYTVPSSSLFESGLSMWRADNVLGSFYAHTSTAEPSRQYSPGLSHCLLWNPLQSKTSPLSDQSSTSGSQSEQTSDQTGSSSGWDILRSISKATSYHVSTPNFERIWWDKGGDLRRPVSIWRPVPRPGFAILGDSITEGLEPPALGILFKADDSEIAAKPVQFTKVAHIVGKGFDEVFCWFPVAPPGYVSLGCVLSKFDEAPRVDSFCCPRIDLVNQANIYEASVTRSSSSKSSQCWSIWKVDNQACTFLARADLKRPPSRLAFAVGESVKPKTQDNVNAEIKLRCFSMTLLDGLHGMMTPLFDTTVTNIKLATHGRPEAMNAVLISSIAASTFNPQLEAWEPLIEPFDGIFKLETYDTALNQSSKPGKRLRIAATNILNINVSAANLETLGDAVVSWRRQLELEERAAKMKEESAVSRESGVLSAFSALDEDDFQTIVVENKLGRDIYLKKLEENSDVVVKLCHDENTSVWVPPPRFSNRLNVADSSREARNYMTVQILEAKGLHIIDDGNSHNFFCTLRLVVDSQGAEPQKLFPQSARTKCVKPSTTIVNDLMECTSKWNELFIFEIPRKGLARLEVEVTNLAAKAGKGSILLFLRSFFFDLFNYPLRVCGFFLFETEFALFIFRALGLSDCPHQIDE